From the genome of Leguminivora glycinivorella isolate SPB_JAAS2020 chromosome Z, LegGlyc_1.1, whole genome shotgun sequence, one region includes:
- the LOC125241222 gene encoding transcription termination factor 5, mitochondrial-like, which yields MIIQKFYRLGLLYRRPHTYRYFSTVSNIGSSKLCQYFDITQEQAEFICLKQPYVNKLDESTLKCLIDTVRDLGFTRKVLIKDPLLFSILPITIKFRHKVLDECGFENITPKHILSYLQIMKQTTIGQLKKSGELSTMLNVENRLASYMTQWPTSLTTLIYGDINEITMYTLRLKILQRYLELMLDLTEDEFQRGIKTYPTIKHRPLEYINETLNILQSVVKIPDKKIKGNLYLIHVDPENLKKIIYKLRSIGGVDIKDILRLHPKLATKKYEVMVETRHVLQEYGITDEAQRRCFDIYTLSPDTVRTRLEEAKTIPEFQTFLNHPRFLKMIHYKNTAMLRLRSLYNNRKKCLSLNILSGSAVQYDTFEKAPGDRLGKGKDLVFCISQCLGDMYSSAQIRNTVKRHPFWINVPLVQIKFVYQQLSRKFSVQDIYENCPILLYPWAKIKKVLDIFEVKQKPAESLYSIELLDLTKLEKSQKLSLVLYYLEKNHYFSGNGVWTEEKCKNSELSNYQYVQNHQSVNTMLK from the coding sequence ATGATTATTCAGAAATTCTATAGATTGGGGCTCCTTTATAGGAGGCCCCACACTTATCGATATTTTTCGACTGTGAGTAATATCGGTTCTTCCAAACTATGCCAATACTTTGATATCACCCAAGAACAAGCAGAattcatatgtttaaaacaaccATACGTAAACAAATTAGATGAATCTACCTTGAAGTGTCTAATTGACACAGTGCGTGACCTGGGATTTACAAGAAAAGTTTTAATTAAAGATCCACTGTTGTTCAGCATATTGCCTATCACAATTAAATTTAGACATAAAGTATTGGATGAATGTGGGTTTGAAAACATAACACCAAAACACATATTGTCATATTTGCAAATAATGAAACAAACAACCATAGGACAACTGAAGAAATCCGGAGAGCTATCAACTATGTTGAATGTAGAAAATAGACTAGCAAGTTATATGACACAATGGCCTACATCTCTGACTACCTTAATATACGGAGATATCAATGAGATAACAATGTATACTTTAAGGCTGAAAATATTACAACGGTATCTAGAATTAATGCTAGATTTAACTGAAGATGAATTTCAAAGGGGCATAAAAACTTACCCAACAATTAAGCACCGGCCACTAGAATATATTAATGAGACACTCAACATATTACAGTCAGTGGTCAAGATACCTGATAAGAAAATCAAAGGCAATTTATATCTTATTCATGTTGATCCagaaaatttaaagaaaataatatacaaGCTTCGTTCTATAGGTGGTGTTGatattaaagacattttgagaCTTCATCCTAAACTAGCCACCAAAAAGTATGAGGTGATGGTAGAAACTAGGCATGTTTTGCAGGAATATGGCATCACTGATGAAGCCCAGAGAAGGTGTTTTGATATATATACTCTGAGTCCAGATACTGTAAGAACAAGACTTGAGGAAGCTAAGACAATTCCTGAATTTCAAACATTCTTAAACCATCCTAGATTTTTGAAAATGATACACTACAAAAATACAGCAATGCTAAGATTGAGAAGCTTATATAACAATAGGAAAAAATGTTTGAGTCTCAACATACTTTCAGGTAGTGCAGTTCAATATGACACCTTTGAAAAAGCTCCAGGAGACAGGCTGGGCAAGGGGAAAGATCTAGTATTCTGCATCTCACAATGTCTTGGAGATATGTACAGTTCCGCCCAAATAAGGAACACAGTCAAGAGACATCCATTCTGGATTAATGTGCCTCTGGTgcaaataaaatttgtctacCAACAGCTTTCCAGGAAGTTTAGTGTTCAAGATATTTATGAAAATTGTCCCATCCTGTTATATCCCTGGGCCAAAATAAAGAAAGTGCTTGATATATTTGAGGTAAAACAAAAACCTGCAGAATCATTGTACAGCATTGAACTACTAGACCTCACGAAACTGGAGAAATCTCAAAAATTGagtttagttttatattatCTAGAAAAGAATCATTACTTTTCAGGGAATGGTGTCTGGACtgaagaaaaatgtaaaaatagtgAATTGTCAAATTACCAATATGTCCAAAATCACCAGTCTGTAAATACAATGTTAAAGTAA
- the LOC125240871 gene encoding uncharacterized protein LOC125240871 — MVSKSKTGLFALGFYALASFFIILAFVSPYWLVTDGKLKNPKFIQIGLWLVCFNGFQEPHHWYDTVFTGCWWVFEEEYYIIHDILLPGFFIATQFFFTISLCAVLVSLFLTYLYLQKDNDDENYLTLLVTLGTILVIGGFSGIISVVTFGARGDGRDWMPNWEHNDLGWAFAMGVIGVILLFPAGILFLVEARVHKYKKLHEMQSREPSSYTMHERKFAYAGGHTDI; from the exons ATGGTTTCCAAGTCAAAAACTGGCTTGTTTGCGTTGGGTTTTTACGCTTTGGCGTCCTTCTTTATTATATTGGCTTTTGTAAGTCCATACTGGTTGGTCACTGACGGCAAACTTAAAAACCCCAAGTTTATTCAAATTG GTTTGTGGTTAGTATGCTTCAATGGATTTCAAGAGCCACACCACTGGTATGATACAGTGTTCACTGGTTGTTGGTGGGTGTTTGAAGAAGAATATTACATCATTCATGACATACTTCTGCCAGGATTCTTCATAGCCACTCAGTTCTTCTTCACAATATCACTGTGCGCTGTGCTAGTGTCTCTGTTCCTGACTTATCTCTATTTGCAGAAGGACAATGATGATGAAAATTATTTGACTCTTTTGGTGACACTGGGAACAATACTTGTTATTGGAG GATTTTCTGGTATTATATCTGTGGTGACATTCGGAGCAAGGGGTGATGGGCGTGACTGGATGCCAAACTGGGAACACAATGACCTCGGCTGGGCATTTGCCATGGGCGTCATCGGAGTCATCCTACTATTTCCAGCGGGTATCCTGTTCTTGGTGGAAGCAAGGGTTCACAAGTATAAGAAGCTACATGAAATGCAAAGTCGCGAGCCATCCTCATACACAATGCACGAGAGGAAGTTTGCTTATGCTGGAGGACACACAGATATTTAA
- the LOC125240872 gene encoding uncharacterized protein LOC125240872 has translation MKNRSLAGNCGIGVFVIALVTVALAFGTPNWLVSDYRIKGSRLDRLGLWSHCFRSLPDPYDQYQRRFFVGCRWVYDPFTTGYDRIRGFLLPGFMIATQFFFTLCLLGVLISTILVLIFFLCCGPDQNRFVTLIKTIGYIMLSAGICGVIAVIIFASLGNADGWMPNHENNYLGWSFGLGVVGAVACLITAALFLAEANIQHKKRNKLKESQAQFEMEQDSKA, from the exons ATGAAGAACAGAAGTTTGGCCGGCAACTGTGGCATTGGGGTGTTTGTCATTGCCCTTGTGACGGTGGCATTGGCATTCGGCACGCCGAACTGGCTGGTCAGCGACTACAGGATAAAGGGGTCCAGGCTGGACAG ATTAGGTTTATGGAGTCATTGCTTTAGGTCTCTCCCCGATCCGTATGACCAATACCAAAGACGCTTCTTTGTGGGCTGCCGCTGGGTCTACGATCCGTTTACCACGGGCTACGATAGAATACGAGGATTTTTATTGCCGG GTTTCATGATCGCGACTCAGTTTTTCTTCACACTATGTCTCCTTGGTGTGCTGATTTCGACCATCCTAGTGCTGATATTCTTCCTCTGTTGCGGTCCTGACCAAAACCGATTCGTGACCTTAATCAAGACTATCGGATACATCATGTTGAGCGCAG GTATCTGTGGAGTAATAGCAGTCATCATATTTGCATCGCTGGGCAATGCCGATGGGTGGATGCCGAACCATGAAAATAactatttag GTTGGTCATTCGGTCTGGGAGTGGTCGGTGCCGTCGCTTGCCTCATTACGGCGGCGCTCTTCCTGGCGGAAGCCAACATCCAGCACAAAAAGCGGAATAAGCTCAAGGAGTCGCAAGCTCAGTTCGAAATGGAACAGGATTCCAAAGCATAA
- the LOC125240870 gene encoding uncharacterized protein LOC125240870 gives MTADNEYPKASNATLIGATITYVAGLFLLFSFASPYWIESYPEMFDSFKRMGLWEYCFDRFRLPQYQLDKLFMGCHYIFSQEYYVIREYLLPSWLMAVQAFVTLALIFSLSAQVLLACVIVRWPLRTVLQYEWIFVSLSFIFIAVSSVFLFLAVAVFGGNCYRRDWLMYPSFHVVSWSYAFAVVAFIFFGVAAILLYLESKKLYELRLEARNLVAQMQHSQPEHALHQLRDQLQHQRQIGWNVA, from the exons ATGACGGCCGACAACGAATATCCAAAGGCGTCGA ATGCCACACTTATTGGGGCAACAATCACTTATGTTGCCGGCCTCTTCCTGCTCTTCTCGTTTGCAAGCCCATACTGGATAGAGTCATATCCAGAGATGTTTGATTCCTTCAAGCGCATGGGTTTGTGGGAGTATTGTTTTGATCGCTTCCGTCTGCCACAATATCAATTGGACAAACTCTTCATGGGTTGTCACTACATTTTTAGTCAG gaGTACTATGTGATTCGCGAGTACCTGCTGCCCAGCTGGCTCATGGCTGTGCAAGCATTTGTGACTTTGGCACTCATATTTTCACTCAGCGCACAAGTACTACTGGCCTGTGTGATTGTGCGCTGGCCTCTGCGCACAGTGCTTCAATATGAATGGATTTTTGTCTCCCTCTCATTTATATTCATTGCTGTGTCAA GTGTATTCTTGTTCTTGGCCGTAGCAGTGTTTGGAGGGAACTGTTACCGCAGGGACTGGCTGATGTATCCCTCCTTCCATGTTGTATCCTGGTCATATGCCTTTGCTGTAGTTGCGTTTATATTTTTCG GCGTggccgcgatcctgctgtacTTGGAGTCAAAGAAGCTGTACGAGCTGCGGCTGGAGGCGCGCAACCTCGTGGCGCAGATGCAGCACAGCCAGCCCGAGCACGCGCTGCACCAGCTGCGCGACCAGCTGCAGCACCAGCGGCAGATCGGCTGGAATGTTGCCTAA